A genomic region of Acidobacteriota bacterium contains the following coding sequences:
- a CDS encoding DUF4160 domain-containing protein, with amino-acid sequence MPEICRFYGIVIKMFWDDHEPPHFHAEYGEHVAIVDIQSLAVIDGWLPSRALGLTVEWASARRDQLLGLWIRARALEPLERLAPLD; translated from the coding sequence TTGCCTGAGATCTGCCGCTTCTACGGGATCGTGATCAAGATGTTCTGGGACGATCACGAGCCGCCTCATTTTCACGCCGAATATGGCGAGCACGTGGCCATCGTCGACATCCAGTCGCTTGCTGTCATCGATGGCTGGTTGCCGTCGCGAGCCCTCGGGTTGACGGTGGAGTGGGCATCTGCGCGGCGCGACCAGTTGCTCGGGCTGTGGATCCGGGCCCGGGCGCTGGAACCACTGGAACGCTTGGCTCCGCTCGACTGA
- a CDS encoding DUF2442 domain-containing protein has translation MNRITRVTPLPGYQLRLVFDNGIEGVADLSGLVGCGVFAALAQDTAFDNVQIGMSGELVWPNGLDLCADSLYLRITGQSPADVFPSLRREAKIA, from the coding sequence ATGAATCGGATCACTCGCGTTACGCCGTTGCCCGGGTACCAACTCCGCCTGGTCTTCGACAATGGAATCGAAGGCGTGGCGGATCTTTCCGGCCTGGTCGGCTGCGGCGTTTTTGCCGCCTTGGCCCAGGATACCGCCTTCGACAATGTCCAGATTGGCATGAGCGGGGAGTTGGTGTGGCCGAACGGGCTGGATCTGTGCGCGGACTCGCTGTACTTGCGCATCACAGGTCAATCGCCTGCCGACGTGTTTCCGTCGCTGAGGCGCGAGGCGAAGATTGCCTGA